The genomic DNA AAAAGCCTACAACAATTGCGCTTAAGTGAATATGATTCATTAGAGGATGTTGAAAGCACATCGCAGTCGTTGTTGCAACAGCTCGTGGAGTCATTAGCTGCAGATATTAAATTTACAGCGGGCGATGCCAATCGCTGCGGGCTTTGGCTGTCTAACACCGATGAGCGACAGCTCGTTCTCTTTATCGGAAGTCACGGATTTCCTAGCGCCTATATCCAAACACGGACATTAGACATCGATAAATCCGTCGCCGGACTTTGCTTTCGCAGAGGTGAAGCTATTTTGGATAATCAAGTGAAGCAGCATAGCGACTGGGCACCAAACCCTCATTCGACGAGCAAATACACAGCGATGGTGGCTATCCCGATGACCCATTGGGGTGTTCTGACAATCGATGGCCGTCATCCAATGAAAGAGGATACGGTCCGAATTGGGGAAGCCTATGCTCAGCTAATGAACGTCGTCCTCATTGAATATATGCTTGCACTTGATGATCGGGAAGACCCACAAAGTCCTCTTTACATCGATTAAAACGACCTGCC from Litoribacterium kuwaitense includes the following:
- a CDS encoding GAF domain-containing protein; the protein is MSMENFLIEVLKRSPDWLFQITSVFMIALVALLVWWAGVGARRFAGALGRENRLIALQDELLTLQKRAAEEDANAEQMRICLDHLTTHLKSLQQLRLSEYDSLEDVESTSQSLLQQLVESLAADIKFTAGDANRCGLWLSNTDERQLVLFIGSHGFPSAYIQTRTLDIDKSVAGLCFRRGEAILDNQVKQHSDWAPNPHSTSKYTAMVAIPMTHWGVLTIDGRHPMKEDTVRIGEAYAQLMNVVLIEYMLALDDREDPQSPLYID